In Nostoc sp. CENA543, a single genomic region encodes these proteins:
- a CDS encoding DUF2973 domain-containing protein, which produces MLHLLYILAFTILAVIAVANLIRNLIMFSFDRDTVRGYSGRNSQSRNQDGFGYLGGKSNFTPHPELLDSAGNIIKEPLLVMRSINVEDARQQLDALYESSPGHKSEKSEEA; this is translated from the coding sequence ATGCTACACCTGCTCTACATACTGGCTTTTACGATTTTGGCTGTGATAGCTGTTGCTAACTTGATTCGTAATCTCATCATGTTCAGTTTTGATCGTGACACTGTGCGTGGTTACTCCGGTAGGAACTCACAGTCTCGGAATCAAGATGGCTTTGGTTACTTAGGTGGGAAAAGCAACTTTACACCACATCCAGAATTATTAGACAGTGCAGGTAATATCATCAAAGAGCCTTTGTTAGTGATGCGTTCTATCAATGTTGAAGATGCGCGTCAACAATTAGATGCTCTCTACGAATCTTCTCCAGGGCATAAAAGCGAAAAGTCAGAAGAAGCCTAA
- a CDS encoding DUF2605 domain-containing protein, producing the protein MQNSEIPDAEILKSVLEPLLEDFQYWFERSRDFLEKHRLSFMNEQEQSDMLSRVKQAQAELNSAKMLFTATDGQVALDMATIQPWHSLVTEYWIVAQRFHYEQSQI; encoded by the coding sequence ATGCAAAACTCGGAAATACCTGATGCAGAAATACTCAAAAGTGTATTAGAACCTTTGTTAGAAGACTTTCAGTATTGGTTTGAGCGATCGCGAGACTTTTTAGAGAAACATAGACTCTCATTTATGAATGAACAAGAGCAGTCAGATATGTTATCGCGTGTTAAACAAGCCCAGGCAGAACTCAACTCAGCCAAAATGCTATTTACAGCCACCGATGGACAAGTTGCGCTAGACATGGCAACAATCCAACCTTGGCACAGTTTAGTGACTGAATACTGGATTGTGGCACAACGCTTTCACTATGAGCAATCTCAAATCTAA
- the trpE gene encoding anthranilate synthase component I: MIFPDFSEFSQLALQGNFVPVYQEWVADLDTPVSAWYKVCAGQPYSFLLESVEGGEKIGRYSLLGCDPLWILEARGDSTTQTHRDGSQVVFTGDPFTALADCLEPFVPVKLPQLPPGIGGLFGFWGYELIRWIEPRVPVHPQDERNIPDGLWMQVDHLLIFDQVKRKIWAIAYADLRDPQVDLKSAYEKAGDRVTQMVSKLSLPLSPQKTILEWTPPNQAKVSQAPEYSSNFTPQEFCASVQKAKEYIKAGDIFQVVISQRLSTQYTGDPFSLYRSLRQINPSPYMAYFHFQDWQIIGSSPEVMVKAERDAEGGIIATVRPIAGTRPRGKTTQEDLALAADLLQDPKEIAEHVMLVDLGRNDLGRVCESGSVKVDELMVVERYSHVMHIVSNVVGKLASHKTAWDLLKACFPAGTVSGAPKIRAMEIINELEPTRRGVYSGVYGYYDFEGQLNSAIAIRTMVVKDHTVTVQAGAGLVADSEPEKEYEETLNKARGLLVAIRSLR, encoded by the coding sequence ATGATTTTCCCCGATTTTTCCGAATTTTCTCAGCTAGCTCTCCAAGGTAATTTTGTCCCTGTGTATCAAGAATGGGTAGCCGACCTCGATACACCTGTTTCGGCTTGGTACAAGGTTTGTGCGGGACAACCCTACAGTTTTTTGCTGGAGTCGGTGGAAGGTGGGGAAAAAATCGGGCGTTATAGTTTACTCGGTTGTGATCCACTATGGATTTTAGAAGCCAGGGGTGACTCTACCACCCAAACCCATCGCGATGGTTCTCAGGTGGTGTTTACAGGCGACCCATTCACAGCTTTGGCTGATTGTCTTGAGCCTTTTGTCCCTGTCAAATTACCCCAATTACCCCCAGGCATCGGGGGATTATTTGGCTTTTGGGGTTATGAGTTGATTCGCTGGATTGAACCTCGTGTTCCTGTCCATCCCCAAGATGAACGCAATATTCCTGATGGCTTGTGGATGCAGGTAGACCACCTATTGATTTTTGACCAGGTAAAACGGAAAATCTGGGCGATCGCCTATGCTGATTTACGCGACCCCCAAGTAGATTTAAAATCGGCATATGAAAAAGCTGGCGATCGCGTCACTCAAATGGTCAGCAAGTTATCTTTGCCCCTATCACCACAAAAAACTATTCTGGAGTGGACACCCCCCAACCAAGCCAAAGTTTCCCAAGCACCAGAATATAGCAGCAATTTCACCCCTCAAGAATTTTGCGCTAGTGTCCAAAAGGCTAAGGAATACATCAAAGCCGGAGATATTTTTCAAGTCGTCATTTCGCAACGCCTCTCGACGCAATACACAGGCGATCCTTTCTCTTTGTACCGTTCCCTACGGCAAATTAATCCTTCGCCTTACATGGCTTATTTCCACTTCCAAGACTGGCAAATTATCGGTTCTAGTCCTGAAGTGATGGTAAAGGCCGAACGAGACGCAGAAGGCGGAATTATCGCCACTGTACGTCCCATTGCGGGAACGCGTCCACGGGGGAAAACGACTCAGGAGGATTTAGCTTTAGCAGCAGATTTATTACAAGACCCCAAAGAAATCGCCGAACACGTCATGTTAGTGGATTTAGGGCGCAATGATTTGGGGCGTGTTTGTGAAAGTGGTAGTGTGAAAGTTGATGAATTAATGGTAGTGGAGCGTTATTCCCATGTGATGCACATTGTCAGCAATGTGGTGGGGAAATTAGCCTCTCATAAAACCGCTTGGGATTTATTAAAAGCCTGCTTCCCGGCTGGAACAGTGAGTGGCGCACCCAAAATTCGGGCGATGGAAATTATCAACGAATTAGAACCAACTCGCCGGGGTGTATATTCGGGAGTCTATGGTTATTACGATTTTGAAGGACAATTAAATAGTGCGATCGCTATTCGCACAATGGTAGTTAAAGACCATACCGTCACTGTACAAGCTGGTGCTGGCTTAGTTGCAGATTCTGAACCAGAAAAGGAATATGAAGAAACTTTAAACAAAGCCAGAGGTCTACTCGTTGCCATTCGTTCTTTACGCTGA
- a CDS encoding sucrase ferredoxin: MNSFFCSDATRQLGEEVIGSATDYQTYILVECPLPWMTNAFSSKWIPHNLQILVEEVNKTKLPVRFLLIANDYTHKAEHTTLLIYQKQIGLSSGYIKHEFKLSNIDQVASVVKQWLWGKTPDSEIETHITRDILICTHGSYDKCCARYGNPFYFYAQDTITNLSLENVRVWRSSHFGGHRFAPTAIDLPEGRYYGQLNENSFQVILTRTGDIQNLKSVYRGWGILHPALQVLERDLMLSQGWNWFNYKVAGKILEQSLDNNTLLGELTFATKSDSIYTYQARLIKDHSKTLNLKSSCNATQSSVVVKYAVADLCLVAENVLTLSK; encoded by the coding sequence ATGAATAGTTTTTTTTGTTCTGATGCTACACGTCAACTAGGAGAAGAAGTCATTGGTAGTGCTACTGACTATCAAACCTACATACTAGTTGAATGTCCTTTACCTTGGATGACAAATGCTTTTAGTTCTAAATGGATTCCGCATAATTTGCAGATATTAGTAGAGGAAGTCAATAAAACTAAATTACCGGTAAGATTTCTTTTAATTGCTAATGATTACACTCATAAAGCAGAACATACAACCCTATTGATTTACCAAAAACAAATAGGTTTAAGTTCTGGGTATATTAAACATGAATTTAAACTTAGTAATATTGATCAGGTGGCATCTGTTGTTAAACAATGGTTATGGGGAAAAACGCCGGATTCTGAAATAGAAACTCATATTACCAGAGATATTTTAATCTGTACCCACGGTAGTTATGATAAGTGCTGTGCTAGGTATGGTAATCCTTTTTATTTTTACGCCCAAGATACAATTACTAATCTAAGTTTAGAAAACGTGAGGGTTTGGAGGTCTAGTCATTTTGGTGGACATAGATTTGCACCTACAGCTATAGACTTACCTGAAGGTAGGTATTATGGGCAATTAAACGAGAATTCTTTTCAAGTAATACTGACGCGTACAGGCGATATTCAAAATTTGAAGTCAGTTTATAGAGGCTGGGGAATTTTACACCCTGCACTACAAGTTTTAGAAAGAGATTTAATGCTGAGTCAGGGATGGAATTGGTTTAACTATAAAGTTGCAGGCAAAATTTTAGAGCAAAGTTTAGACAACAATACATTGCTGGGGGAATTAACTTTTGCGACTAAAAGTGACTCAATTTACACTTACCAAGCAAGACTAATTAAGGATCATAGCAAGACACTCAACCTCAAGAGTTCTTGCAATGCTACCCAAAGTTCAGTAGTGGTTAAATATGCTGTGGCTGATCTTTGTTTAGTTGCAGAAAATGTGCTGACTTTAAGTAAGTAG
- a CDS encoding DICT sensory domain-containing protein, translated as MSISTSVLSDLLQSLPYLRPQLYFKASLTALSHAMEDQVLAATLDQPLIIASFQRERFYRQEAHRYQRLSQRSNQIYVLSAPETDFTNSSEYYEKVAFEQDDALTQEWHLVVIADNYATCLVCRESLGSIAKNRQIPDLLPSLEMDTGRRFEGIWTSERGVSIKAAQLLLDRILVYRPDLASKVEKARQRFGIGGNKAYYSNLITEYACDIDTDPFVQRLVTYLQASQYKLHKAYRSIAAQARKERLINSISTAIRRSLDPHEVLQIAAQELGQHLGASRCLIYRAQASEAQATIEHEFLTPGIVSIAGQTWELKQNPLFQAVVDHGEGVYVSDTMNDARVAKSPTLSSIVRKFAVRSWLIEPVLFQGRLLGIVELHYCTLPPHQWQQSELDLVKAIATQIGAALMQAEAYANLEELNQQLEALDRTRSNLIAITGHELRTPLSTIQVCLESLATEPDMPLELRQVMLNTALADSERMRKLVQDFLTLSNLESGRVEWHPESLTLQECVDLALSRIRARPTVEKPPAITAQIAQNLPLVRADGDWLVEVLAKLVDNACKFTPTQGQIIISADQNSNQMVEVAVIDTGRGIEPNLLEIVFDRFYQEEGALRRTAGGTGLGLAICRQIVNGWGGTIWAESNGKDQGSQFHFTIPIVQASKEESKSKVKSKK; from the coding sequence ATGAGCATTTCGACTTCCGTGCTGAGTGATTTGCTACAGTCCCTACCTTACCTGCGGCCCCAGCTATACTTTAAAGCTTCGTTAACGGCCCTCTCCCATGCAATGGAAGATCAGGTGTTGGCTGCGACTTTAGACCAACCGCTAATAATTGCTAGTTTTCAAAGAGAGAGATTCTATCGCCAAGAAGCTCACCGTTATCAGCGTTTGTCGCAAAGAAGTAATCAAATATACGTGCTGTCTGCGCCGGAAACGGATTTTACCAATAGTTCTGAATACTATGAGAAGGTAGCATTTGAACAAGATGATGCTTTAACTCAAGAGTGGCACCTAGTAGTTATTGCTGATAATTATGCTACCTGCTTAGTGTGTCGGGAAAGCCTGGGGTCGATCGCCAAAAATCGGCAAATACCTGATTTGCTACCGAGTTTGGAGATGGATACAGGGAGACGCTTTGAAGGTATTTGGACATCAGAACGGGGAGTCAGTATTAAAGCCGCGCAGTTGCTCTTAGACAGGATTTTAGTGTATAGACCAGACTTGGCGAGCAAGGTGGAGAAAGCCCGCCAAAGATTTGGTATAGGGGGTAATAAAGCTTATTACTCCAATTTGATTACTGAATACGCTTGTGATATTGATACAGACCCCTTTGTACAACGCTTAGTTACCTATCTGCAAGCTAGTCAGTACAAATTACACAAAGCTTATCGCTCCATTGCTGCCCAAGCCCGTAAAGAACGTTTAATTAACTCAATTAGTACAGCAATTAGGCGATCGCTAGACCCCCACGAAGTGCTACAAATCGCCGCCCAAGAACTAGGACAGCACTTAGGGGCTAGTCGTTGTCTGATTTACCGCGCTCAAGCTTCAGAAGCTCAAGCCACTATCGAACACGAGTTTTTAACCCCTGGGATAGTGTCAATTGCTGGCCAAACTTGGGAGTTAAAGCAAAATCCCCTCTTCCAAGCAGTGGTGGATCATGGTGAGGGTGTCTATGTGAGTGACACCATGAATGATGCCCGTGTTGCTAAGTCTCCCACACTGTCTTCCATTGTCAGAAAATTTGCCGTGCGTTCCTGGTTAATTGAGCCGGTATTGTTCCAAGGGCGACTGTTAGGAATTGTGGAACTCCATTACTGCACCCTGCCGCCCCACCAATGGCAACAAAGTGAACTAGACTTAGTAAAAGCGATCGCTACTCAAATCGGTGCGGCTTTAATGCAAGCTGAAGCCTACGCCAACTTAGAAGAACTCAACCAGCAGCTAGAAGCCCTAGATCGTACCCGTAGCAACCTCATCGCTATTACCGGACACGAACTCCGCACCCCCTTATCAACGATTCAAGTGTGTCTGGAAAGTCTCGCCACTGAACCAGATATGCCTTTAGAATTGCGGCAAGTCATGCTCAATACGGCTTTAGCGGACTCAGAACGGATGCGAAAGCTGGTGCAAGATTTCCTCACCCTGTCTAACTTAGAAAGCGGCCGCGTGGAATGGCATCCAGAATCCCTGACTTTGCAGGAATGCGTAGATTTAGCCCTCAGCCGCATTCGCGCCCGTCCTACCGTCGAAAAACCCCCCGCTATTACAGCGCAAATCGCCCAGAACCTGCCTTTAGTGAGAGCCGATGGCGATTGGTTGGTGGAAGTTTTAGCTAAACTCGTCGATAATGCCTGTAAATTTACCCCCACCCAAGGTCAAATAATTATCAGTGCTGACCAAAATAGCAACCAGATGGTAGAAGTTGCCGTCATCGACACAGGACGGGGTATTGAACCCAATCTTCTAGAAATTGTCTTTGACCGTTTCTACCAAGAAGAAGGCGCATTGCGACGAACTGCCGGTGGTACAGGACTAGGTTTAGCTATCTGTCGGCAAATCGTCAACGGCTGGGGCGGGACAATTTGGGCAGAATCCAACGGTAAAGACCAAGGCAGTCAGTTTCATTTCACCATCCCCATCGTTCAAGCCAGCAAAGAGGAAAGTAAATCAAAAGTCAAGAGTAAAAAATAG
- the thrS gene encoding threonine--tRNA ligase produces MVQQPMSPNQAPNASAQPEKMYLPRTSESENLKKIRHTASHVMAMAVQKLFPKAQVTIGPWIENGFYYDFDNPEPFTDKDLKAIYKEMVKIINRKLPVIREEVSRQEAEKRIQEIQEPYKLEILADIKAEPITIYHLGNEWWDLCAGPHIENTSELNPKAIELESVAGAYWRGDETKAQLQRIYATAWETPEQLAEYKRRKEEALRRDHRKLGKELGLFIFSDQVGPGLPLWTPKGTLLRSILEDFLKQEQIKRGYLPVVTPHIARVDLFKTSGHWQKYKEDMFPLMAEDEVAALQEQGFVLKPMNCPFHIQIYKSELRSYRELPMRLAEFGTVYRYEQSGELGGLTRVRGFTVDDSHLFVTPEQLDDEFLNVVDLILSVFKSLQLKNFKARLSFRDPASDKYIGSDEVWDKAEGAIRRAVEQLGMEHFEGIGEAAFYGPKLDFIFSDALEREWQLGTVQVDYNLPERFDLEYVAEDGSRKRPVMIHRAPFGSLERLIGILIEEYAGDFPLWLAPVQARLLPVGEAQLDFTKDVAAKMRALGIRAEVDTSGDRLGKLIRNAEKDKIPVMAVIGAKEVETNALSIRTRASGELGAIAVDEVLDKMKTAIANYENF; encoded by the coding sequence ATGGTTCAGCAGCCAATGTCGCCTAATCAAGCCCCCAACGCATCAGCACAACCTGAAAAAATGTATTTACCGCGTACTAGCGAATCCGAGAACTTAAAGAAGATTCGCCACACCGCGTCTCATGTAATGGCAATGGCAGTACAAAAGCTGTTTCCCAAGGCGCAAGTGACAATAGGCCCCTGGATTGAAAACGGATTTTATTACGACTTTGATAATCCAGAGCCATTCACCGATAAGGATCTCAAAGCCATCTACAAAGAGATGGTAAAGATTATCAATCGGAAATTGCCAGTCATTCGGGAAGAAGTCAGCCGCCAGGAAGCAGAAAAACGTATCCAGGAAATTCAAGAACCTTACAAACTAGAAATCCTGGCAGATATTAAAGCAGAACCAATCACTATCTATCACTTGGGTAATGAGTGGTGGGACTTGTGTGCAGGGCCTCACATTGAAAATACCAGTGAACTCAACCCCAAAGCCATAGAATTAGAAAGTGTGGCGGGTGCTTATTGGCGTGGGGATGAAACGAAAGCCCAACTGCAACGCATATACGCGACGGCGTGGGAAACCCCTGAACAATTAGCAGAATACAAGCGACGCAAAGAAGAAGCGTTACGCCGTGACCACCGCAAACTAGGTAAAGAACTCGGATTATTTATCTTTTCTGACCAAGTAGGGCCGGGTTTACCCTTGTGGACACCCAAAGGCACTTTATTACGCAGTATTTTAGAAGACTTTCTCAAACAAGAACAGATAAAACGTGGTTATTTGCCCGTAGTTACACCCCACATCGCTAGAGTCGATTTATTTAAAACCTCTGGACACTGGCAAAAATACAAAGAAGATATGTTCCCCCTGATGGCGGAAGATGAGGTGGCGGCTTTACAAGAACAAGGCTTTGTTCTCAAGCCGATGAATTGTCCTTTCCACATCCAAATATACAAAAGTGAGTTACGCTCTTACCGAGAATTGCCCATGCGCTTGGCAGAATTCGGTACTGTTTACCGCTATGAACAGTCAGGAGAATTAGGTGGTTTAACTAGGGTACGGGGTTTCACTGTGGATGACTCCCACTTGTTTGTGACTCCAGAACAATTAGATGACGAATTTTTGAATGTTGTCGATTTGATTTTGTCGGTGTTCAAGAGTCTGCAACTGAAGAACTTTAAAGCTAGACTGAGTTTTAGAGATCCGGCTAGTGATAAATACATCGGCTCAGATGAAGTGTGGGACAAAGCTGAAGGTGCAATTCGCCGTGCTGTTGAGCAATTAGGAATGGAACACTTTGAAGGTATTGGCGAGGCGGCATTTTATGGGCCGAAACTCGACTTTATCTTTAGTGATGCTTTAGAAAGAGAATGGCAATTGGGAACTGTGCAGGTAGATTACAACCTACCAGAACGGTTTGATTTGGAATATGTGGCGGAAGATGGGAGTCGCAAACGCCCCGTCATGATTCACCGCGCGCCTTTTGGTTCTCTAGAAAGGCTAATTGGCATTTTAATTGAAGAATACGCGGGAGACTTTCCCCTATGGTTAGCACCTGTGCAAGCAAGGTTGTTACCCGTTGGGGAAGCACAGCTAGACTTCACCAAAGATGTTGCAGCAAAAATGCGCGCTTTGGGTATCCGTGCAGAAGTCGATACTAGCGGCGATCGCTTGGGTAAATTAATCCGCAACGCCGAAAAAGATAAAATACCTGTAATGGCAGTAATCGGTGCTAAGGAAGTAGAAACTAACGCCTTAAGCATTCGCA
- a CDS encoding photosystem I reaction center subunit II PsaD, whose translation MAETLSGKTPLFAGSTGGLLTKAQVEEKYAITWTSPKAQVFELPTGGAATMHAGENLLYLARKEYGIALGGQLRKFKITDYKIYRILPSGETTFIHPADGVFPEKVNPGREKVRHVPRSIGENPSPSQVKFSGKATHDV comes from the coding sequence ATGGCAGAAACACTTTCTGGAAAAACTCCACTGTTTGCTGGCAGCACTGGTGGCTTGCTCACCAAAGCTCAAGTAGAAGAAAAATACGCTATCACCTGGACTAGCCCCAAAGCGCAGGTTTTTGAACTACCCACCGGCGGTGCAGCTACCATGCACGCAGGCGAAAACCTGTTGTACTTGGCGCGGAAAGAATATGGTATCGCTCTAGGCGGTCAACTCCGTAAATTTAAAATCACAGACTACAAAATTTACCGGATTCTCCCCAGTGGCGAAACCACTTTCATTCACCCAGCTGATGGCGTATTCCCAGAAAAAGTGAATCCTGGTCGTGAGAAAGTCCGTCACGTTCCCCGCAGCATTGGGGAAAATCCCAGCCCTTCACAAGTCAAGTTCTCTGGTAAAGCTACCCATGATGTGTAG
- a CDS encoding amylo-alpha-1,6-glucosidase, with product MTPDILTTPEKILLDGKTYLPAEQIPISEWPCVVSERPQPTLTVKDDDLFLVTDTMGNISGCSLHDGGNLSMGLFCCDTRFLSRLELQIDGRSPVLLSSTAERGFSLSVLCTNPRIDDRMKADTVGIRREMVLNGALFEEIEVANYGTTPVTFELSISFDADFADLFEVRGYDRDKRGKILRLVDSKSEDFITFHPDGSFPMATHPSPAKEDALTLAYQGVDGLVMESRIQFQYHKPDYFKGYTAVWRLELASHATQKLGYRINLFTNNASSSSVSAAVTLGQAKAAEMMEEQHWVQQITSIRADTSVFNRVIERAEQDMYLLRQSFGENKTVSAGVPWFSALFGRDSLITASQTLMLNPQIAKETLQLLAAYQGKVEDEWREEEPGKILHELRLGEMARCQEIPHTPYYGTVDATPLWLMLYAEYYAWTHDQDTLEQLWPNALAAMGWIDRNLQATGYLSYYRKSKRGLTNQGWKDSGDCIVDRKGELANGAIALCEVQAYVYAAKTRLADIARMKKRIDLAERWQEEARSLKERFNRDFWLEDQDFCALALDGDGKQVDSITSNPGHCLHLGIFTPEKAYSVAERLRAPDMFNGWGIRTLSSLSPAYNPMGYHIGSVWPHDNALIAIGLRSLGLIDQALELFQALFDMTIQQPYQRPPELFCGYERNGDHTPVQYPVACTPQAWATGSIFQLLQMIVNLVPDAPNNCLRIIDPALPESINRLSLHNLQVGTTILDLEFERSGSTTACRVAKKRGNLRVVIEA from the coding sequence GTGACACCGGATATTCTCACAACCCCCGAAAAGATTCTCTTGGACGGAAAAACATATCTTCCTGCTGAACAGATACCGATTTCAGAGTGGCCTTGTGTGGTGAGTGAAAGACCACAGCCAACACTGACTGTAAAAGATGATGATCTATTTTTGGTGACGGATACAATGGGGAACATTTCTGGCTGTTCCCTACATGATGGCGGTAATCTCAGCATGGGGCTATTTTGCTGTGATACACGCTTTCTCAGTCGTTTAGAATTGCAGATTGACGGGCGATCGCCTGTACTTTTGAGTAGTACAGCAGAAAGAGGTTTTTCTTTATCGGTTTTATGTACTAACCCCAGAATCGATGACCGGATGAAAGCTGATACTGTGGGTATTCGGCGGGAAATGGTACTTAATGGTGCTTTATTTGAAGAAATTGAAGTTGCTAACTATGGCACTACTCCTGTTACCTTTGAACTCAGTATCAGCTTTGATGCGGACTTTGCTGATTTGTTTGAGGTTCGGGGTTATGACAGAGACAAACGAGGTAAAATACTTCGACTTGTAGACAGTAAATCAGAAGACTTCATCACTTTTCACCCTGATGGTTCATTCCCGATGGCTACTCACCCCTCACCAGCCAAAGAAGATGCTTTAACTTTGGCGTATCAAGGTGTGGATGGTTTAGTCATGGAATCTCGTATTCAGTTCCAGTACCATAAACCAGATTATTTCAAGGGTTATACTGCGGTTTGGCGGTTAGAATTGGCTTCTCATGCTACCCAAAAACTCGGCTACCGCATTAATTTATTTACTAATAACGCTTCTAGTTCCAGCGTGAGTGCAGCTGTGACGCTAGGACAGGCTAAAGCAGCTGAAATGATGGAGGAACAACACTGGGTACAACAAATTACCAGCATCCGTGCTGATACCAGTGTGTTTAATCGCGTGATTGAACGTGCAGAACAGGATATGTATTTACTACGCCAGTCATTTGGTGAAAATAAGACTGTCTCGGCTGGTGTACCTTGGTTCTCCGCTTTATTTGGGCGAGATTCTTTAATTACTGCTTCCCAAACTTTGATGCTTAACCCCCAAATTGCCAAAGAAACTTTGCAGTTATTGGCAGCTTACCAAGGTAAGGTGGAGGATGAATGGCGTGAAGAAGAACCAGGGAAAATTTTACATGAGTTGCGCTTAGGGGAAATGGCGCGTTGTCAAGAAATTCCCCACACACCCTACTACGGTACAGTTGATGCAACTCCCCTGTGGTTGATGCTATACGCGGAATACTACGCTTGGACTCACGATCAAGATACTTTAGAACAACTTTGGCCAAATGCACTAGCGGCGATGGGCTGGATTGATCGAAATCTCCAGGCTACTGGTTATCTCAGCTACTATCGCAAATCTAAACGGGGTCTGACTAATCAAGGGTGGAAAGATTCTGGTGACTGTATTGTAGACCGCAAGGGAGAATTAGCTAACGGGGCGATCGCTTTGTGTGAGGTGCAGGCTTACGTTTATGCTGCTAAAACTCGGCTAGCAGATATTGCGCGGATGAAAAAGCGCATAGACTTAGCTGAACGCTGGCAAGAAGAAGCAAGAAGCCTTAAGGAACGTTTTAATCGAGATTTTTGGCTTGAAGACCAAGATTTCTGCGCTTTGGCTTTAGATGGTGACGGTAAGCAGGTAGATAGTATTACTTCTAACCCTGGTCATTGTTTACATTTGGGCATTTTCACCCCAGAAAAAGCCTATAGTGTTGCCGAAAGGTTACGCGCTCCTGATATGTTTAACGGTTGGGGTATCAGGACTTTAAGCAGTTTGTCTCCAGCCTATAATCCAATGGGTTATCACATTGGTTCGGTGTGGCCTCATGATAACGCTTTAATTGCCATAGGATTGCGATCGCTAGGTCTAATCGATCAAGCTTTAGAACTGTTCCAAGCTTTATTCGATATGACAATTCAACAACCCTACCAGCGTCCCCCCGAACTTTTTTGCGGTTATGAGCGTAATGGCGACCATACACCTGTACAGTATCCTGTAGCTTGCACCCCCCAAGCTTGGGCTACTGGCAGCATTTTTCAACTACTGCAAATGATTGTAAATTTAGTACCGGACGCACCTAATAACTGTTTGCGAATTATTGACCCTGCTTTGCCAGAATCAATTAATCGCTTGTCCTTACATAATTTGCAAGTCGGTACGACAATTCTAGATTTAGAATTTGAGCGTTCTGGTAGCACTACAGCCTGTCGTGTAGCTAAAAAACGCGGTAATTTGCGCGTAGTCATTGAAGCCTAA
- a CDS encoding ROK family protein → MKLILALDFGGTKLAAGIVNADSREWLNYERRFSPSNADANTDLEIMRSLIHSLLPETTPAAIGVSFGGPVDATTGTVRLSHHVPGWENIPLKNLLEEEFGVPTSVDNDANVAALGEQKFGAGQGYDSLFYITISTGVGGGWILNSKPWRGAVGMAGEIGHMVVDKDGPVCLCGKRGCVERLASGPYMAKDVKNYLLNQPEQHKNSEGVILRTLVNHNLDLITGKIISEAAAQGDQLAKMTLLNGAWALGVGIGNVANLINPQRFILGGSVTKAGELWWSMLQKTARETALPEVILEIVPAALADDAPLWGAVALAQEILSRE, encoded by the coding sequence ATGAAGTTGATTTTAGCCCTAGATTTTGGTGGGACAAAACTAGCAGCAGGTATAGTCAATGCAGACTCTAGGGAATGGTTAAACTATGAACGTCGTTTCTCTCCCTCTAACGCCGATGCTAACACAGATTTAGAGATCATGCGATCGCTCATTCACTCCCTGCTCCCAGAAACGACACCCGCAGCCATTGGTGTCAGTTTTGGCGGCCCCGTAGATGCAACCACAGGAACAGTCAGGCTATCTCATCACGTCCCTGGTTGGGAAAATATTCCTCTCAAAAACTTACTAGAAGAAGAGTTTGGCGTACCTACTAGTGTAGATAATGATGCCAACGTTGCGGCTTTAGGGGAACAAAAATTTGGTGCTGGTCAAGGATACGATAGCTTGTTTTACATTACTATTAGCACTGGTGTCGGCGGTGGTTGGATACTCAACAGTAAACCCTGGCGGGGTGCAGTTGGTATGGCTGGTGAAATCGGTCATATGGTTGTAGACAAAGATGGCCCTGTATGTTTGTGTGGTAAACGGGGATGTGTAGAACGTTTGGCATCAGGCCCTTACATGGCAAAAGATGTGAAAAACTATTTATTAAATCAACCAGAACAGCACAAAAACTCAGAAGGAGTAATATTAAGAACTTTAGTTAACCATAATTTAGATTTAATTACAGGAAAAATTATTAGTGAAGCTGCTGCACAAGGTGATCAACTAGCAAAAATGACCTTGCTAAATGGTGCATGGGCTTTGGGTGTAGGTATTGGCAACGTTGCCAATTTAATTAATCCCCAACGTTTTATTTTAGGAGGGAGTGTCACCAAAGCTGGGGAACTTTGGTGGAGTATGTTACAAAAAACCGCGAGAGAAACCGCCTTGCCAGAAGTAATATTAGAAATCGTACCCGCCGCGTTAGCAGATGATGCGCCATTATGGGGTGCGGTAGCCTTAGCCCAAGAAATTCTCAGTCGGGAATAA